aataaataatcaaatatgtatctttttttcttttactttgCTTTTAATTGACTAAAACCCAAATAAcgaaaaatacaaagattataaaaaaaaccttTGCGGCTAACCATCTATTACTCTTTATCCTGTCGAAGTATTTCAAAAGTTCCCTTTGAGCACCACTAATGTTTAAATCGATGTCGTCTACGTTTGCATCAATCCTTTGGATTACTTCGCCCTGTTCTTGAACCATGGAGGCCAGTTGTTGGAAGAGATTTCCCACTTCCTGGATTGTGGATTCTATTGTCTCCACCGCcctatttctttcttgtaAGTAGACGTTATTGGATAACTGTCCCTCTTCCATTAACATTAGTTGAGAGTCGTTTTGAGGGAAAGACAGTTCTCCTTGGTTGGACGAGttgttattcttttctgaGGATTCATCTAGTAGTGAGGTCATGAATGGGTTGGAGTTGTTATACGTGGTCAAGTCCGCGGCGTGATTGCTTTGCGTTTGGTCATCAGCTGGTGCATGTCCAGTGTCGGTGGTTAGTTTTTGCCATCTGTCTTTGTTAGCCATTTCTAGTCGTTGCCTTTCCTCCAATACGTCTTTAAAACTTCCTGATATGTTTTTCATTTGCGTGTTTAAAAGATTTACGACATTTTTGGAG
Above is a genomic segment from Saccharomyces cerevisiae S288C chromosome XII, complete sequence containing:
- the SED5 gene encoding t-SNARE syntaxin (cis-Golgi t-SNARE syntaxin; required for vesicular transport between the ER and the Golgi complex; binds at least 9 SNARE proteins; plays a role in autophagy by regulating formation of autophagic vesicles in Golgi); translation: MNIKDRTSEFQQSVLSYKKRNKNFREQQRERLQEKESENFANNTTGNGKSVSEFQKKASGIAHEISSTAQLLSKLAVLAKRKPMFNDNPVEIAELSFLIKRKIYAIEQSLVQLSQLKKTDVNGNTSNQSSKQPSAVQHSKNVVNLLNTQMKNISGSFKDVLEERQRLEMANKDRWQKLTTDTGHAPADDQTQSNHAADLTTYNNSNPFMTSLLDESSEKNNNSSNQGELSFPQNDSQLMLMEEGQLSNNVYLQERNRAVETIESTIQEVGNLFQQLASMVQEQGEVIQRIDANVDDIDLNISGAQRELLKYFDRIKSNRWLAAKVFFIIFVFFVIWVLVN